In Pedobacter heparinus DSM 2366, the following are encoded in one genomic region:
- a CDS encoding TlpA family protein disulfide reductase — MKLSFISILLYVVPVALKFVSVILFLFPIALKAQQDQDTLTKIGDRVPEFSFELEKGKMANISDYKGRLILINLFATWCPPCNTELPLVQKQIWEKYKDNPKFVFFVFGREEGWDILVPYKQKKGFTFPILPDKDRGIFKKFAIQSIPRNIIVDQDGKIIYQSVGYTEKEFAEMVTLIERNLKQQDQGK, encoded by the coding sequence ATGAAACTTAGCTTTATATCTATTTTGCTGTATGTAGTGCCCGTAGCCTTGAAATTTGTATCGGTTATACTTTTTTTATTTCCTATAGCTTTGAAAGCGCAGCAAGACCAGGACACATTGACAAAAATTGGTGATCGGGTTCCGGAATTCTCTTTTGAGCTGGAGAAAGGTAAAATGGCAAACATCAGTGATTATAAAGGAAGGTTGATCTTGATTAATCTTTTTGCTACCTGGTGTCCACCATGTAATACAGAACTGCCATTGGTGCAAAAACAGATATGGGAGAAATATAAAGACAATCCTAAATTTGTTTTTTTTGTTTTTGGCAGGGAAGAAGGCTGGGACATCCTGGTACCCTATAAACAAAAGAAAGGCTTTACCTTCCCCATACTTCCGGATAAAGACCGCGGGATATTTAAAAAGTTTGCAATACAGTCCATTCCAAGGAACATCATTGTTGATCAGGACGGCAAAATTATTTACCAGTCTGTGGGTTATACTGAAAAGGAATTTGCAGAAATGGTGACACTGATTGAGCGGAACCTGAAACAACAGGACCAGGGAAAATAG